AGAACAAGGAAGAGAGATACGTCGACGCGTAGCGCAACGATGCCGCGGCCCTTCCCGTACCCAGGCGAAGCTCTGCCGCGACTCGAGACGGGATACCCCTTGCCGGTCAGGTCGACCGAATGGGGGGTGTCAGTTCAATGAGCTGAGCCTCAGAACCACCACTTGGCGCCGACCGATCCCAGGATGAAGTTGTCCGGGTCGTCCCCGCCGAGGATATGGAGGGTTCCTTCGAACTTGAGCGCCCAGCGCGCCCCCAGGAACCAGTCGACACCGCCGCCGAAGTTCAGCCCCAGCTCGTCATCATCGGCATCCGGGGGCAGGGAAGCGTCAGCATCCTTGTTGTAGAAACCGATGCCGCCCGTGACGTAGGGGTGGACCGTGCCCTGTTCCCAGTTATAGGAGATGTTCCCGTTGATGAACATCACATCCACCTCGGCGTCGCTCGGATTGTCGGCGTCGAACGAGGTGGTGCCCAGAAGTGCGCGCCACGAGACGCGGGGAGTGGAGTAGTACTCGAAAGTTCCAGTGAGAAGCGGCTCCACACCCCCGAAATTGTCGTCGAATGAGCTCGAGAACCCGAGGTTGGCGCTTACCGCCATGTCGCCTTCCTTGGGTGCCGTGCTCGTCCTCTGCGCCGCCAGGGTTTCGGCCGGGCTCGCCGCCCATAGAAGCGCCCCAAACGCCAGCGCCCAGGTCATCCTCATCAGGAAACGCCTCACCTCGGCGCTCTGGTTCTTCGGTAACATATGCCCTCCAGTGGTCGCCTTCGTAAACGGTTTGGTGACGTGACTCGGATCCCTTCTTTGCACTCGGCCGAATTGATCGGCACAGCTCACAAAGCCTCTGATGATAGGGTGCAGGGATTGACGGGACCATCAGGTATTCCACTGAGGGTCCAAGAGCCCGGATTCAGGGTTGGAAAGCGGGGTTCGGGCTGAGGAGCCACAGAGAAAGCTCCGGCACACCTGAGCTTGCGTGGAGCTATTCGGAAGGTTTCTGGGGCGGAGGCTCGGCGGGGTGGTGCTCCAGGATCCGCCGGACCGCCTGCTCGGGGAGGCCGGTCATCTCGACAAGCTTGCGGATGGGCAGGTCGGGGTTTTCGCGAATGAAAGCTTCCTTCTCCTCGAAGGTGGGCTCTTCCCTCACGTAGAAGACCTTCTGCAGCAGATCGAGAATCTGCGCGCGCTGGCCGTCGAGATCGGTCTTCTCCGCGGTCAGCTCGAGGATGACCGTCGTGCTGAATTCGCGCGCGAAGCTGCCGAGCGCCGTCTCCGACGCCCCGGCCGCCGGATTCATCGGGGCGGAAGGCATGGAGCCGCGGATCTGCCCGGCGTCGTCCCTGCTCCGATAGATCGTGAGCGCCACCGATTGGCCGCTTTCGTTGGAAATCCGATCCAGGTAGACCATCTGCATCTTTCGAAAAAGGACCGGAAACTGTCTACCCAGGTACTTGAATCCCTTCGCGGTCATCACGTTGGGCACCGACATGTAGTTCGTGGCCTGAAGGTCCACCCGGAGCCGGTAGGTCCGGGCGCCGAAATCCTCCTGGAAGCCGCGGACCACGTCGCGCTTCACTGCCAGCGCCGGACGCGGCAAGAGGGCCACGAGAACGAGAAAGGCCCAAAGGAAAAGGGAAGAGATTCGAGGAGTGGGAGGCTTCACGGGCCGTTCACCGAGGGTTCGTTTCCGGCCCGATTATATCAAGGGTGCGACGCTGGCCCCCCGGCGCTCCAGGAATTCCGCCAGACGGTCGCGCTGCTGGATGGCGAGGCCGACGAAGCGGATCCCCAGGTCGAAATCGCCTTCTTCGGTGGAATCGCAGCGAATCACCTCGCCCTCCGCGAGGAAGGGGCTCGTCTCGTCGAGCGAGAAGCGGACCCGGACGGCGCGGCCTTTCCCATAGCGGTAGGCGGTGCGCACCTGGATGCCGGAGAGGCTCAAATCGCGCGAGCGCCCCCGTGTTTGCGAGGTGACGTGCTCGAAGGATACGGAGAGCAGCACGGAAAGCCGCGGCTCCTGGCGCTGGGTCACTCCCAGGAGCACTCCGAGCGTCGCGACGAGCGAGGAGAGATCCACGGGAGAGCGGAAGAAGGCGTCACACCCCGCGGCGCGGCATGACGTCTCGAACTCGGGGGGTAAAGCCGGTCCTGCGATGACGACCGGTATATCGCGTAGCTTGGGGGAAGCTTTCATTTCGCGACATACCTGATCGGCTCGCAGGACCGGCAGGGCATAGTCCAGAAGCACTACGGCGGGATCCGAGGCCCCCGCAAGGGTAAGGGCCTCGGGCCCGCTGTAGACGAGGAGAAAGCGGACCCCAGACCTTCGGAGGAAACTCGGAGACATCCTCAGCCGGGAGAGGATCTCTTCCGAGACCACGATGATTCGATCCGGGCTTTCTTTCCTACCCTCGATCTCCATGGATCCCCCTGTGCGCTGGAACAGCAAAGCCCGGGCCAGACTCCGCTCGCGCCGGCGTCTGGAGCGCCAAAGCCAATCAGGAGTAGCGATTTGAGATCCGGGGGCATGCTCTCCGGGAGTCGGCTGCACGGCTGCAGCCGGCGCCGTGAACCGCGGGGAGCCGATGGGGCAGACGCGATTCTCTTGAAATAGAAGAGCTTC
The window above is part of the Candidatus Polarisedimenticolia bacterium genome. Proteins encoded here:
- a CDS encoding outer membrane beta-barrel protein codes for the protein MLPKNQSAEVRRFLMRMTWALAFGALLWAASPAETLAAQRTSTAPKEGDMAVSANLGFSSSFDDNFGGVEPLLTGTFEYYSTPRVSWRALLGTTSFDADNPSDAEVDVMFINGNISYNWEQGTVHPYVTGGIGFYNKDADASLPPDADDDELGLNFGGGVDWFLGARWALKFEGTLHILGGDDPDNFILGSVGAKWWF
- a CDS encoding PilZ domain-containing protein produces the protein MEIEGRKESPDRIIVVSEEILSRLRMSPSFLRRSGVRFLLVYSGPEALTLAGASDPAVVLLDYALPVLRADQVCREMKASPKLRDIPVVIAGPALPPEFETSCRAAGCDAFFRSPVDLSSLVATLGVLLGVTQRQEPRLSVLLSVSFEHVTSQTRGRSRDLSLSGIQVRTAYRYGKGRAVRVRFSLDETSPFLAEGEVIRCDSTEEGDFDLGIRFVGLAIQQRDRLAEFLERRGASVAPLI